From Pseudanabaena sp. PCC 6802, one genomic window encodes:
- a CDS encoding type II toxin-antitoxin system HicA family toxin: protein MGKAEKLLLKILRGTSDNNIPFEQLCQLLTNLGFEKRIRGSHHIFAKEGIEEILNIQPKGSKAKTYQVKQVREVILKYKLGGQEDNEI from the coding sequence ATGGGAAAAGCAGAAAAACTATTACTCAAAATTCTGAGAGGGACTTCTGACAATAACATTCCCTTTGAACAATTATGCCAGCTATTGACAAATCTGGGATTTGAAAAACGAATTCGTGGCAGTCATCATATTTTTGCAAAAGAAGGAATTGAAGAAATTCTGAATATTCAACCCAAAGGTAGTAAAGCAAAAACTTACCAAGTTAAGCAAGTTCGCGAAGTTATTCTTAAATACAAATTGGGAGGCCAAGAGGATAATGAAATATGA
- a CDS encoding type II toxin-antitoxin system HicB family antitoxin, whose protein sequence is MKYEIIIYWSEEDKSFVAEVPELAGCAADGETYIEALQNAQIIMQEWIETAQELGRSIPQPKGKLVYA, encoded by the coding sequence ATGAAATATGAGATAATCATCTACTGGAGTGAAGAGGATAAATCTTTCGTTGCTGAGGTGCCAGAACTTGCAGGTTGTGCGGCTGATGGTGAAACCTATATAGAAGCCTTGCAAAATGCACAAATCATTATGCAAGAGTGGATTGAAACAGCACAGGAATTAGGCAGATCCATTCCTCAGCCAAAAGGTAAATTAGTCTATGCCTAA
- a CDS encoding DUF6737 family protein — MEKPDNPWNYKPWWCQPWSILLTGVAIILGSWLLFETIWISILVALPILAWMGFFLLLWPQLVSLEALKEHE; from the coding sequence GTGGAAAAGCCTGATAATCCTTGGAATTACAAGCCCTGGTGGTGCCAACCTTGGTCGATTCTCTTGACTGGTGTCGCGATTATCTTGGGTAGCTGGTTATTGTTTGAGACAATCTGGATCTCAATTCTAGTAGCGCTCCCCATACTGGCGTGGATGGGATTTTTCCTATTGCTGTGGCCACAACTGGTCTCTCTGGAAGCACTTAAGGAACACGAGTAA
- a CDS encoding LysR family transcriptional regulator, which yields MRLEQLQAFMAVAETGNFQQAAQKCGVTQSTISRQVQALEADLGVQLLHRHAQAKLTVAGDRFIGRARRICQEWQSATQEISDLLAGKQPELCIAAIPSVCAYRLPRVLQRFCQDFSQVQVRATTLGSDRAIKVLKDGLIDLAIVMNNRFLTASPETIVDLLYEETIQVLMSAEHPLARYTAVPWTDLAMYPQVVFKDGYGIQRLVQDQFRVQGLKLNSALELNSLDAFRGVVRQGNLVALLPQTALQEASTDPMLAVRPLVAPQLTRQVALVTTSDRLQVPPIRHFRKLVCELIPPQVSEKKELGVG from the coding sequence ATGCGTTTAGAGCAGTTGCAGGCTTTTATGGCAGTTGCTGAAACGGGTAACTTTCAGCAGGCAGCCCAGAAATGTGGAGTTACCCAATCTACGATCAGCAGACAAGTGCAGGCCCTAGAAGCCGATCTTGGCGTGCAGTTGCTGCACCGTCACGCTCAGGCCAAGCTGACCGTAGCGGGCGATCGCTTTATTGGTAGAGCGCGCCGTATTTGTCAGGAATGGCAATCGGCAACCCAGGAAATCTCCGATCTGTTGGCAGGCAAGCAACCTGAGTTGTGTATTGCGGCTATCCCCTCTGTGTGTGCCTACCGGTTGCCCAGGGTGCTGCAACGCTTTTGCCAGGATTTTAGCCAGGTACAGGTGCGAGCTACAACTTTAGGTAGCGATCGCGCCATTAAAGTCCTCAAAGATGGATTGATCGACCTGGCGATCGTTATGAACAATCGCTTCCTGACAGCCAGTCCTGAAACGATCGTGGATCTGCTATATGAGGAGACAATCCAGGTGCTGATGTCTGCCGAGCATCCCCTCGCTAGATATACAGCCGTGCCCTGGACGGATCTAGCCATGTATCCCCAGGTAGTGTTTAAAGACGGATATGGCATCCAGAGGCTAGTCCAGGATCAGTTTAGAGTGCAAGGTTTAAAGCTCAACTCAGCGCTGGAGCTAAATTCTCTAGATGCCTTTCGCGGTGTGGTAAGACAAGGAAATCTAGTAGCACTCTTGCCGCAAACTGCCCTCCAAGAAGCCTCCACAGATCCTATGCTGGCAGTGCGTCCGTTAGTCGCGCCACAACTAACCCGCCAGGTGGCATTGGTAACGACCAGCGATCGCCTGCAAGTTCCCCCCATTAGGCATTTCCGCAAATTAGTTTGCGAATTAATCCCGCCACAGGTTTCAGAGAAGAAGGAATTGGGGGTTGGGTGA
- the glnA gene encoding type I glutamate--ammonia ligase, translating into MAQSPQEVLNMIKEQDIKIIDLKFIDMPGIWQHCSFYHNQIDESSFTDGVPFDGSSIRGWKTINESDMAMVPDPATAWIDPFMEVPTLSMICSIKEPRSGQPYNRCPRVIAQKALDFLANTGLGDTAFFGPEAEFFMFDSVEYGQEMHTSYYKVDSAEGLWNTGRSEPGGNLGNKIRNKQGYFPVSPSDSFQDIRTEMLLTMADCGVPIEKHHHEVATGGQAELGFKFASLIQAADYLMTYKYTIKNVAKRYGKTVTFMPKPLFGDNGSGMHTHQSIWKDGQPLFAGDKYAGLSDMALYYIGGLLKHAPALLALTNPTTNSYKRLVPGFEAPVNLAYSQGNRSASIRIPLSGGNPKAKRLEFRCPDATCNPYLAFAAMLMAGIDGIKNQIHPGEPLDVDIYELSPEELSKVPSTPGSLMDALECLEKDHAFLLAGDVFTEDFVKTWISYKLNNEAIPVSIRPHPYEFSLYYDC; encoded by the coding sequence ATGGCTCAGTCTCCCCAAGAAGTCCTGAATATGATTAAAGAGCAGGACATCAAGATTATCGATCTAAAGTTCATTGACATGCCGGGTATTTGGCAGCACTGCTCTTTTTATCACAATCAGATTGACGAAAGTTCTTTCACTGATGGCGTTCCTTTTGATGGGTCAAGTATCAGAGGCTGGAAGACTATCAATGAGTCAGACATGGCTATGGTGCCAGATCCAGCTACAGCCTGGATCGACCCCTTTATGGAAGTACCAACCCTTAGCATGATTTGTAGCATTAAGGAACCGCGATCGGGTCAGCCCTACAATCGTTGCCCCAGGGTAATTGCCCAAAAAGCGCTCGACTTCCTTGCTAATACTGGGCTTGGCGATACGGCCTTCTTTGGACCAGAAGCCGAGTTTTTCATGTTCGACAGCGTTGAATATGGACAAGAGATGCATACCAGTTACTACAAGGTTGACTCCGCCGAGGGTTTGTGGAACACGGGGCGCAGCGAACCAGGTGGTAACCTCGGTAATAAAATTCGCAATAAGCAAGGCTATTTTCCCGTTTCACCCTCTGACTCCTTCCAGGACATCCGTACCGAAATGCTGCTGACCATGGCAGACTGCGGCGTACCGATTGAAAAGCACCACCACGAAGTTGCCACAGGTGGGCAAGCAGAATTGGGCTTCAAATTTGCAAGCCTCATCCAGGCTGCTGACTATTTGATGACCTACAAGTATACGATTAAGAACGTGGCCAAGCGCTATGGTAAGACTGTCACGTTTATGCCTAAGCCTCTATTTGGTGATAATGGCTCTGGCATGCACACGCACCAGTCTATTTGGAAAGACGGTCAACCACTGTTCGCTGGTGATAAGTACGCTGGGCTAAGCGATATGGCGCTGTATTACATTGGCGGTTTGCTGAAGCACGCTCCGGCTTTGCTCGCACTCACGAACCCTACTACCAACTCCTACAAGCGTCTGGTTCCTGGCTTTGAAGCTCCAGTAAACCTGGCTTATTCACAGGGCAATCGTTCTGCTTCGATTCGCATTCCACTTTCCGGTGGTAACCCGAAGGCAAAGCGCTTAGAGTTCCGTTGCCCTGATGCTACTTGTAACCCATACCTAGCCTTTGCGGCAATGCTGATGGCTGGTATCGATGGCATTAAGAACCAAATTCATCCTGGCGAGCCACTTGATGTTGATATCTACGAACTCTCGCCTGAAGAATTATCTAAGGTGCCTTCCACCCCAGGCTCATTGATGGATGCATTGGAATGCCTCGAAAAAGATCATGCCTTCTTGTTAGCTGGTGATGTATTTACTGAAGACTTTGTGAAGACTTGGATTTCCTACAAGCTCAATAATGAAGCTATTCCAGTTAGCATTCGCCCTCACCCCTACGAGTTTAGCCTTTACTACGATTGCTAA
- a CDS encoding transposase — protein MKNTCTASAESKGFYSYKATNGIKRHLAVDTLGLPVFSHCTKANISENRGLIEMFGQNVDYTNSSKLNRR, from the coding sequence GTGAAAAATACTTGTACTGCCAGTGCTGAGTCGAAAGGGTTTTACTCCTACAAAGCCACCAATGGCATCAAACGCCATTTAGCAGTTGATACCCTCGGTTTGCCTGTGTTTAGCCACTGCACCAAAGCCAATATATCTGAAAATCGGGGATTAATCGAGATGTTTGGCCAAAATGTGGATTATACCAATTCTTCAAAATTGAATCGCAGATAG
- a CDS encoding anthranilate phosphoribosyltransferase family protein has product MSNAFRTLLRKIGSGTHTGKNLTREEARDATCMILTQEATPAQIGAFMIAHRIKRPTSEEMAGMLDAYDRLGPQLEPIDFDLPVAILGSPYDGRSRTAPISPLTALILAASNCPTIMHGGDRMPTKEGVPLIDIWQALGVQWSQLSLTKVRNVLAETSLGFIYLPKHFPLAHDIVTYRDQIGKRPPFATLELMWSPYQGKSHSVCGFVHPPTEIVMREAFAMRGVELFTTVKGSEGSCDLPRGRVAIVGFGCDRAIFAARDYGFTSNEVPLSPTEQLVTDIMAVLEGKPTELSNSAIWNGGFYLYRFGLCADIKEGIAIATELLNNGKVLQKLQQIQRAVSLQADMVIT; this is encoded by the coding sequence ATGAGTAATGCTTTTAGAACCCTGCTGCGCAAAATAGGGAGCGGTACACACACTGGTAAAAATTTAACGCGCGAGGAGGCGCGGGATGCCACCTGCATGATTTTGACGCAGGAGGCCACGCCCGCCCAAATTGGAGCATTTATGATCGCTCATCGCATTAAGCGCCCCACTTCAGAAGAGATGGCGGGCATGTTGGATGCCTACGATCGCTTAGGGCCGCAACTGGAGCCGATTGATTTCGACCTACCTGTGGCAATTTTAGGGTCGCCCTATGATGGGCGATCGCGCACGGCACCAATTAGTCCGCTTACGGCTTTAATTCTGGCTGCGTCTAACTGTCCCACGATTATGCACGGTGGCGATCGGATGCCTACCAAAGAGGGGGTACCGCTGATCGATATTTGGCAAGCTTTGGGCGTGCAATGGTCGCAGTTGTCTTTAACAAAGGTTCGCAATGTGTTAGCGGAAACTAGCCTGGGATTTATCTATTTACCAAAGCATTTTCCCCTAGCCCACGATATTGTGACCTATCGCGATCAGATCGGTAAGCGTCCCCCTTTTGCTACCCTAGAGTTGATGTGGTCGCCCTATCAAGGGAAATCTCACTCCGTCTGCGGCTTCGTACATCCACCTACCGAAATTGTGATGCGAGAAGCTTTTGCCATGCGTGGTGTGGAGCTATTTACAACTGTGAAAGGCTCGGAAGGGAGTTGCGATCTGCCACGCGGTCGCGTCGCAATCGTAGGATTTGGTTGCGATCGCGCGATCTTTGCGGCGCGAGACTACGGCTTTACTTCCAATGAAGTCCCGCTATCACCTACAGAGCAACTGGTGACGGATATCATGGCGGTGTTGGAGGGTAAGCCAACTGAGTTAAGCAACTCTGCCATTTGGAATGGCGGTTTTTATCTGTATCGGTTTGGTTTATGTGCCGACATCAAGGAGGGCATCGCGATCGCGACCGAGTTACTAAATAACGGTAAAGTTTTGCAAAAGCTCCAGCAGATTCAACGTGCTGTTTCCCTGCAAGCTGATATGGTAATTACGTAA
- a CDS encoding Fur family transcriptional regulator, translating into MTLSETTYSPEALKAELNAKGWRMTPQREVILNTFKHLPEGEHLSAEDLYYRLQAQGENISLSTIYRTVKLMARMGILRELELTEDHKHYEINQPRPHHHHHLVCVKTNRVIEFKNNQIMTISQKVADKYGFKVLDCQLTIIGVSPEGQRSIF; encoded by the coding sequence ATGACTCTGTCAGAAACCACTTACTCACCAGAAGCTCTGAAAGCGGAATTAAATGCCAAGGGTTGGCGCATGACTCCGCAGCGAGAAGTGATTCTAAATACCTTTAAGCACTTGCCCGAGGGAGAGCACCTTAGTGCGGAGGATCTATACTATCGCTTACAAGCTCAGGGCGAAAACATCAGCTTGTCTACAATTTATCGCACTGTCAAACTGATGGCGCGGATGGGGATCTTGCGCGAGCTAGAACTAACTGAAGATCACAAGCATTACGAGATCAATCAACCTCGACCGCACCATCACCATCATTTAGTCTGCGTCAAAACTAACCGCGTGATCGAGTTTAAAAACAACCAGATCATGACCATCAGCCAGAAAGTTGCTGATAAATATGGATTTAAGGTGCTGGACTGTCAGCTCACGATCATCGGCGTTAGCCCTGAAGGACAAAGATCGATTTTCTAG
- a CDS encoding sulfotransferase has protein sequence MPNFSASQTMHGLSPLIITGMHRSGTSLTASFLQTLGVNVGDRLYAADRANQKGYFEDVDFLEFQRQVLQASCNPNEPGWPDWGWTESEQLNKENFANYTQAAQALIATRANSQTLWGWKDPRTSLMLDFWHDLLPQARYLLVYRFPWDVADSILRLNEPIFQEHPDYAIRTWRFYNQQLLDFYTRHRDACLLVSVNGFLKDPSRLVKLVQNRFSLALNASNPLDSQNSEHAIADIYDEKLFGSLDWEHPLVKLVSQVAPECTSLLEELDRAADLPNSLPFQGIEESILASVLRLQQITTQSKTQPKTAKLPSGIQCATLTSTEDVNSDAGVVMSMTNNEQLASDRPAMERSPELQALLASPPKLHKDRMGNLVSYQACEEVLDFIDRHVTKDSRTLETGAGISTILFAIEGSEHTCIAPGQGQFDRIRQYCADRQISTDRIDFQCHSSEHVLPQLNTLPLDLVLIDGCHGFPIPFIDWFYATSHLKKDGILIVDDTQLWTGMVLKEYLLSEPEWELVQDINPRAVIFRKLQATIPTKEWDRQPYVQLAESLFQQKILMEERFAREEIQINQELHRLQNEIEAIKTSKFWKLREAWFAVKRSLKLSD, from the coding sequence ATGCCGAATTTTTCCGCAAGCCAGACAATGCATGGATTGTCGCCGCTAATTATTACTGGGATGCATCGTTCTGGCACCTCGCTCACGGCTTCCTTTTTGCAAACTCTGGGAGTTAACGTGGGCGATCGCCTCTACGCAGCAGATCGAGCCAACCAAAAAGGTTACTTTGAGGATGTCGATTTTCTGGAGTTTCAGCGACAAGTTTTGCAAGCTTCCTGCAATCCCAACGAGCCGGGCTGGCCAGACTGGGGCTGGACAGAAAGCGAACAGTTAAATAAGGAAAATTTTGCTAATTATACGCAGGCTGCCCAAGCGTTGATTGCCACTAGAGCCAATAGTCAAACCCTTTGGGGTTGGAAAGATCCGCGCACTAGCCTCATGCTCGATTTTTGGCACGATCTGCTTCCCCAAGCCCGTTATCTTCTTGTCTATCGATTCCCGTGGGATGTGGCAGATTCAATTCTGCGGCTGAACGAACCAATTTTCCAGGAGCATCCCGACTATGCCATCCGAACATGGCGATTTTACAATCAGCAACTCCTCGACTTTTACACTCGACATCGCGATGCTTGCCTTTTAGTCAGCGTGAATGGCTTCTTGAAAGATCCATCTCGATTAGTCAAGTTGGTGCAAAATAGATTTTCTCTGGCGTTAAATGCTAGCAACCCGCTCGACTCCCAGAATTCGGAGCATGCGATCGCAGATATCTATGACGAGAAACTTTTTGGTAGCCTCGATTGGGAGCATCCCTTAGTGAAGTTGGTGTCGCAGGTAGCACCGGAATGCACGTCTCTACTGGAGGAGCTAGATCGAGCAGCCGATCTACCCAACTCTTTGCCTTTCCAAGGGATAGAGGAATCGATTCTCGCTTCTGTATTGCGATTGCAGCAAATCACAACGCAAAGCAAAACGCAACCCAAAACGGCAAAGTTGCCATCAGGGATACAATGCGCTACGCTTACGTCTACTGAAGATGTCAATTCAGATGCAGGTGTAGTTATGTCCATGACAAATAACGAACAGCTCGCGAGCGATCGCCCTGCCATGGAGCGATCGCCAGAACTACAAGCTTTGTTAGCCTCTCCGCCAAAGCTGCACAAAGACCGCATGGGTAACCTGGTTTCCTATCAAGCCTGTGAGGAAGTGCTTGACTTCATCGATCGTCATGTCACAAAGGACTCCAGAACCCTAGAAACCGGAGCGGGAATCAGTACGATTCTGTTTGCGATCGAGGGTAGCGAACATACCTGTATTGCACCCGGACAAGGACAATTCGATCGCATTCGACAGTATTGTGCCGATCGCCAGATTTCGACCGATCGGATTGATTTTCAGTGCCATAGTTCCGAACATGTGTTACCACAGCTAAATACTCTCCCTTTAGATTTAGTTTTGATTGATGGCTGTCATGGGTTTCCAATTCCATTTATTGATTGGTTTTATGCCACATCACACCTCAAGAAAGATGGCATCCTCATAGTAGATGATACGCAGTTGTGGACGGGTATGGTTCTGAAGGAGTACCTACTTTCAGAACCGGAGTGGGAGCTAGTGCAGGATATTAATCCTCGGGCGGTAATTTTTAGAAAACTGCAAGCAACCATCCCCACTAAGGAGTGGGATCGGCAGCCATACGTCCAGTTGGCAGAATCGTTATTCCAGCAAAAAATACTCATGGAAGAGCGATTTGCGCGCGAGGAAATCCAAATAAATCAAGAGTTACACAGGCTGCAAAATGAGATTGAAGCGATAAAAACTTCTAAATTTTGGAAACTGCGGGAAGCATGGTTTGCCGTGAAGCGATCGCTCAAACTATCGGACTAG
- a CDS encoding Uma2 family endonuclease yields the protein MTVTKLKLTFDRFLEEYPDNGCKYELVGGEFVEMRATRGHDTIADLILFTLHDEVRRLNLDLVVTNRLVIQTLNRQGEEQARIPDVSVVDRQIWLANPSAYTAFNRPIQLAVEVTSTNWDDDYVDKLEEYEHLGIAEYWIVDYLAIAAREYLGNPKQPTVFVHVLGVDGKYQRTQFRGEERIVSKLFPELDLTVAQIIGAAP from the coding sequence ATGACCGTTACCAAACTCAAACTAACATTCGATCGCTTCCTGGAGGAGTATCCCGACAATGGTTGCAAGTACGAGCTTGTGGGTGGGGAATTTGTAGAAATGCGCGCAACCAGAGGTCACGATACGATCGCCGATCTGATTTTGTTTACCTTGCACGATGAAGTCAGGCGTTTAAATCTCGATCTTGTAGTTACGAATCGACTGGTAATTCAGACTCTAAATCGTCAGGGCGAAGAGCAAGCACGCATTCCTGATGTCAGTGTAGTCGATCGACAGATCTGGCTGGCAAATCCCTCCGCTTATACTGCCTTCAATCGCCCTATCCAACTGGCTGTTGAGGTTACTTCAACCAATTGGGACGATGACTATGTCGATAAACTCGAAGAATACGAGCATCTTGGCATTGCTGAGTACTGGATTGTCGATTATTTAGCGATCGCAGCTCGGGAATATTTAGGCAATCCCAAACAACCAACGGTTTTTGTTCATGTCCTAGGAGTAGATGGCAAATACCAACGTACTCAATTTAGAGGAGAAGAGAGGATTGTGTCAAAACTTTTCCCTGAGTTGGATCTAACCGTAGCGCAGATAATTGGTGCAGCACCTTAG
- the dacB gene encoding D-alanyl-D-alanine carboxypeptidase/D-alanyl-D-alanine-endopeptidase: MSKFAISIWQCRVLLAAIASLATLAIYLPGRDGGAIAQAQSDRSHAVCASQLESEVNKIILTPKLKSSRLGVLVTGMSPSSQTLVNVDGDKYFIPASNVKLLATAAALKLLGANYRIRTSLVARYAVSPKGELNGGLGVVGRGDPSLTTDTLKLLVQQLKQKGVRRINGGIYALPQFRGSGWGVGWEWQDLQEDYAAIVHPLTIDRNVLDWTIKPGQVGQPVSFSWDSPDLASGWIVENQARTAAKGSPYTLKVERPFNSQKLIIRGQIPWDSEAELGATAVPDPSSHFLKLLNAELIAQGIQVDDGLETSTKITGEPSLELASVESPTVAALIRTTNKDSNNLYAELLMRQLGQRSPQVGKDTSEAGIQAIVAFLQQQGIPSDSFNLADAAGLSRRNSITPRALTQILQIMGRDPVFRDSLSIAGIDGTLKNRFQDTPALGNLSAKTGTLSDTVSLSGYAKPAMYDELVFSIMLNQSNLEAKDARAIVDAIALVLMRVQRC; the protein is encoded by the coding sequence ATGTCTAAATTCGCGATTTCCATTTGGCAGTGTAGGGTTCTTTTAGCGGCGATCGCCTCGTTAGCAACGTTAGCAATTTACTTGCCTGGCCGAGATGGGGGAGCGATCGCTCAAGCTCAGAGCGATCGCTCCCACGCAGTGTGTGCTAGCCAATTGGAGTCAGAGGTTAATAAGATAATCCTCACGCCAAAACTAAAATCCTCGCGCTTGGGTGTATTGGTGACAGGGATGTCGCCATCATCACAAACTTTAGTAAATGTAGATGGAGATAAGTATTTCATTCCCGCTTCCAATGTTAAGTTACTCGCAACAGCGGCGGCATTAAAGCTCCTGGGAGCGAACTATCGCATTCGCACCAGCCTGGTTGCTAGATATGCAGTTAGCCCGAAAGGAGAACTCAACGGCGGTTTGGGGGTGGTTGGCAGGGGCGATCCGAGCTTGACGACAGATACGCTCAAACTCCTCGTGCAACAATTAAAGCAGAAGGGTGTAAGGCGGATAAATGGTGGCATCTATGCCTTACCTCAATTTCGCGGATCTGGCTGGGGTGTGGGATGGGAATGGCAGGATCTTCAGGAGGATTATGCCGCGATCGTCCATCCCCTCACGATCGATCGAAATGTTTTGGATTGGACAATTAAACCCGGTCAGGTAGGGCAGCCTGTCAGCTTCAGTTGGGATAGTCCCGATCTGGCATCCGGTTGGATAGTGGAAAATCAGGCTCGTACTGCGGCAAAGGGTAGTCCATATACTCTCAAGGTGGAACGTCCCTTTAACTCCCAAAAGTTAATTATTCGCGGACAAATACCTTGGGATAGCGAAGCGGAATTGGGAGCTACAGCCGTTCCCGATCCATCTTCACATTTTCTAAAATTACTCAACGCCGAACTGATTGCCCAAGGAATTCAGGTTGATGACGGATTGGAAACCTCAACAAAGATAACGGGGGAGCCATCGCTCGAACTGGCATCTGTGGAATCGCCAACTGTGGCGGCACTGATCCGCACGACGAATAAGGATAGCAATAATCTCTACGCCGAGTTACTGATGCGCCAACTGGGGCAGCGATCGCCACAAGTAGGAAAAGATACAAGTGAGGCAGGTATTCAGGCGATCGTCGCGTTCCTCCAACAACAGGGGATTCCCTCCGATAGTTTTAACCTGGCAGACGCAGCAGGGCTATCGCGTCGTAATTCCATCACGCCCAGAGCCTTAACTCAGATTTTGCAAATTATGGGACGCGATCCGGTGTTTCGGGATTCCTTGTCAATCGCAGGAATCGATGGCACTTTAAAAAATCGTTTCCAAGATACTCCTGCATTGGGTAACCTGAGTGCGAAAACAGGTACGCTTAGCGATACCGTCTCCCTCTCTGGTTATGCCAAGCCCGCGATGTATGACGAACTGGTATTTAGCATCATGCTCAACCAAAGTAACTTAGAAGCAAAGGATGCCAGAGCAATTGTCGATGCGATCGCGCTTGTATTAATGCGCGTGCAGCGCTGTTAG
- a CDS encoding ABC transporter ATP-binding protein, translating into MSEIAINVNRVSKCFKQYAHPVDRLKEIVFPRRGRAKDFWALNDINLEIPRGQTLGIIGQNGSGKSTLLQIIAGTLTPTNGSVQVNGRISALLELGSGFNPEFTGRQNVFFNGRLLGLSQSEIAARFEDIVKFADIGDFIDQPVKTYSSGMFVRLAFAVAVNVEPEILIVDEALAVGDILFQRKCFSKIEELASQGTTILFVSHDLNSILNLCDRAIIIDRHKIICDDKPHPAVLAYSTLMAQREAASEEFQNRKFRHEAKPSASGESVGESRIGVGGAELLDVELVDEQGRSVQTAKCGERLIVRSTIRFYEDIASPISGFKIKTLNGIAVVGHSTYGTPQSLPAVPAGTVMTLEFGWNCYLAPGNYTVTAGVSETRADQKIVALDRRRDILPLTVIGSQSSYGLLALPVDIDYTCDWIRTSEPKVLQTTK; encoded by the coding sequence GTGAGTGAGATCGCAATTAACGTAAATCGTGTTTCAAAGTGCTTTAAACAGTACGCCCATCCAGTCGATCGCCTTAAGGAAATCGTATTTCCGCGACGTGGAAGAGCCAAGGATTTTTGGGCACTGAACGATATTAATCTGGAAATCCCCAGGGGACAAACTCTGGGCATTATCGGGCAGAATGGGTCTGGCAAAAGTACGCTGCTGCAAATAATTGCGGGGACTTTAACGCCAACTAATGGTAGCGTGCAGGTAAACGGGCGCATCTCCGCTTTGCTGGAGTTAGGCAGCGGGTTTAATCCGGAGTTTACGGGTCGCCAGAACGTATTTTTTAACGGTCGCCTGTTGGGGCTATCCCAGTCGGAGATCGCAGCCAGGTTCGAGGATATCGTGAAGTTTGCTGATATCGGTGACTTTATCGACCAGCCCGTCAAAACCTACTCCAGCGGTATGTTTGTGCGCTTGGCTTTTGCCGTGGCGGTGAACGTCGAACCTGAAATTTTAATCGTTGATGAAGCCTTAGCCGTGGGCGACATTTTGTTTCAGCGCAAGTGCTTCAGCAAAATTGAGGAGCTAGCAAGTCAAGGCACGACCATTCTCTTCGTGTCCCACGACCTCAATAGCATTCTGAACCTATGCGATCGCGCCATTATCATCGACCGCCACAAAATTATTTGCGACGACAAACCTCATCCGGCGGTGCTTGCCTATAGTACGCTGATGGCGCAGCGAGAGGCTGCCAGCGAAGAATTTCAGAATCGTAAGTTCCGACACGAAGCCAAGCCATCCGCATCCGGTGAATCTGTGGGTGAATCTCGCATTGGCGTTGGTGGGGCAGAACTGCTTGATGTGGAGTTGGTGGACGAGCAAGGGCGATCGGTGCAAACTGCCAAATGCGGCGAGCGGCTGATCGTGCGCTCTACCATTCGGTTTTATGAAGATATTGCTTCGCCCATTTCTGGTTTTAAAATTAAGACCCTGAATGGCATTGCCGTAGTCGGTCACAGCACCTACGGTACGCCGCAGAGTTTACCGGCGGTGCCCGCTGGTACGGTTATGACTCTAGAGTTTGGCTGGAACTGCTATCTCGCGCCCGGCAACTACACCGTCACCGCTGGGGTATCGGAGACCCGCGCCGACCAAAAAATTGTCGCTCTAGACCGTCGTCGAGATATTTTGCCCCTCACCGTAATAGGTTCTCAATCCTCCTATGGTCTGCTGGCTTTACCCGTTGACATTGACTATACCTGCGACTGGATCCGCACATCTGAACCTAAGGTATTGCAAACAACAAAGTAA